The following DNA comes from Luteimonas galliterrae.
AACAGGGGGTTTCATGCGATTCGACAGCCAGGCCCGGAAGGGTCTTTTGTTCCGCCGTATCGCTTCGTTGGCGGCAGTCTTTTTCCTGGTGGCCTGCGGCACCGCAGCGGCGGACGAACTGTCCGCCTTCGACGGCGCACTACGCAGCATGCAGATCGATGAGCGCGTGAAGCCGCAGAGCGACACGCCGTTCGGCGAGCAGGTCAACCCCTACATCGGTTCGGTCAGCTTCAAGCAAGCCGATGTGGTCGTTCCTGGCAACGGGCCGACGATTTCGCTGGTGCGCGACACGCTCACGCCGCGTAACAATTATCGATCGCTGGTACCCCACGCCTTCGGTGACTGGACGCTGTCGGTACCGCAAATCCACACCATCGCAGGCAAGCCAGGATTTGGCGGTGGCACCATAGCCGAGTACTGGGATATCGATAGCCTCCAGACACCTTACGCTCGCTGCACTCAAATCGGCCCGCTGGACACGGACTCGGTCGTCAACACCCTCTGGTGGGAGGGTTACGAAATGATCACCGAGGACGGCGAACGCCAGGCGCTGCTCAAACGCGACCCGGACAATACCGCCAAGCCGACGATGACCCTGAATGGCCAACCGGTGGTCTTTCCGGTGGTCACCGAAAAGAACTGGCAGATCGGGTGCCTACCCAACACCAGCAATGGCGAGGTGGGCGAAGCGTTCTTGGCGGTGTCGCCGGACGGCACCAAATACTGGTTCGACCGCCTGGTCGGCGACGGGCTGGAAACGATCAAGGAGATGGACGACGGCGTGATCGTGCGCCAAAGCCTGAGACGTGCACGCATGCTCGTCACTCGCATCGAGGACCGCTTTGGCAATTACCTCACCTACGCCTACGACGATAAAAAACTCACCTCGATCACCGCCAGCGACGGCCGCAGGGTCGATATCGCCTGGCGCGCCGATTACGCATTGGTCGACAGCATCACCGTGCAGCCGGCGGCAGTCGAGCCGCGCGTGTGGCGTTACGAATACACCAACCTGGGCGACACCACCTCGCAACTGACTGGCGTGGTATTGCCGGATCTGACGCGCTGGAGTTTCAGTCTGCATCCGCAGACGTCGTGGATCCAGACCAACATGAGGCCCTGCGGCATCCGCAGCGGCTTGCCGGCTAGCAGCGCCACCGCCACGCAGACGCTCACCAGCCCTAGCGGCGCCACCGGCACGTTCACCTACAAGCAGGTCTGGCATGCGCGCTACGTGGTCAGTGCATGCGTGCAGATGCCGAACATAGACCCCTACGAAGAGACCCCGGCGCTGTTCACCACCCAATCGCTGATCCAGAAACAGGTCTCCGGCCCGGGCTTGGCGACGCAGACCTGGACCTATGCTTACCAGCCCGCTGTGGGCGCAGCTTCTTACGATCCTTGCGCGCAGAACGGCACTTGCCCGACGACCAAGTGGGTGGACGTCACCGAACCTGACGCCGACCGCACCCGTTACACGTACAGCATATCGCAGGGCACCGATGGGCGGCTGCTGGACCAGGACACTTATGACGGTGCCACGCTCCTGCGCAGCGAGACATACGAGTACGCCGCCGCCAATCAAGGCCCGTGGCCCGCCATGCTCGGCAGCCCGATGGCGAACGGCAATCTGGGCGGCGCCATTTTCCAATGGACGCCAATGAAGAAGCGCACCTTGGTGCAGCAGGGCACCACTTACCTCTGGCAGGTGAACAACTTCGACACCTTCGCCAAGCCGCTTAGCGTGACGCGCTCGAGCGCGCCTGGCGGTTATACCCGCACCGATACCACTCTCTACGACCACAATTTCGGCAAGTGGGTGATCGGTCAGGTGACGACTTCCACCAACACCAACACCGGCCTGGTGGAGGTGGAAACCGACTACGACAACGTCACCGCGCAGCCGCTGTCGACCAAATCCTTCGGCAAGCTGCGGCAGACGATGACCTACCACGCCGACGGCACCCTGGCCACGGCCAAGGACGGCAACAACAACGTCACCACCTTCGCCAACTGGAAGCGCGGCGTTCCGCAGAAGGTGACCTACGCCGACACCAAGTACAAATCTGCTTCGGTCGACGATTTTGGTCAGCTCACCTGGGTCGAGGACGAGAACCGCTACCGCACCTGCTACGACTACGACGTCATGGGCCGCCTGACCGGCATCACCTACCCGTCCGAAGCCGCTGCAAACCTGTGCAATACCACCACCTGGGCCAAGACCACACTGAGCTTCGCCAAGAACGGCAGCGCGGTCTACGGCTTGCCGGCCGGCCACTGGTACCAATCGGTCGTCACCGGCAACGGCCGCAAGGTGACCTACTTCGATGCCCTGTGGCGGCCGGTGGTAGCCACTGCCTACGACAACGCCAACATTCCTGGCACGCTCAGCCAGACGGTGACCCGCTACGACAGCGACGGCCGCTCCATCTTCATATCGTATCCGCAACGCGAACTGAGCGCAGCGGTGTACAACACTTGGGCCAACCCGGCCATCGCCCTGACCCTGCCGGGCACCGGCACCACGTATGACGCGCTCGGGCGCGTCGTGCATGTGAAACAAGACAGCGAGTTGGGGGTGCTGACCACCACCACTGCCTATCTGAGCAACGCCGATGGCCCGTACACCGTAGTCACCAACCCGCGCAGCTTCCAGACCCGCACCTGGTTCCAGGCCTACGACCAGCCCAACTACGACATGCCGGTCGAGATCTGGCATCCGGAAGCCACCCGTACCGTGATCGACCGCGACGTGTTCGGCAAGCTCAAGACGCTGACCCGCCGCAACGACGCCGGCACGGTCTCGCTGGCCCGCAGCTATGCCTACTTCGCCAGCCAGGAGCTGTGCCGCACGATCGAACCGGAGACCGGCGCGACCGACTTCGGCTACGACGGCGCCGGCAACCTGAAGTGGTCGGCCGCGGGTCTGCCGACGAATATCGGTTGCGATGTAGAGGGCGACCACTCGGTGATCGCACCGCGCCGCGTCGACCGCACTTACGATGCCCGCAACCGTCTCGAGCTGCTGAGTTTCCCCGACGGCCGCGGCAACCAGCAATGGCAGTACTGGGACGATGGCCTGGTGAAACAGGTCACGACCTACAACGACATCGCGATGGGCGGGCAAGTGGACAACGCCTACGCCTACAACAAACGTCGGCTATTGCAGAGCGAGAGCATCGCCGAGCCGGGCAACTACAGCTGGGCACTGGGCTATGGCTACAACGCGAACGGCCATCTGGCGAGCCACCAATATCCCGGCGGCCTGGTGGTGAACTATGCGCCCAACGCCCTGGGCCAGCCTACGCAGGCCGGCAGCTACGCCACGGGCGTGAGCTATTACCCCAACGGCGCGATGCAGCAGTTCACCTACGGCAACGGCGTGATCCATCAACTGACCCAAAACACCCGCGGCTTGCCGGATCGTAGCCTGGACATCTACCAATCCACACACTACCTGGACGACGGCTACGACTACGATCAGAACGGCAACGTAGCCGCGATCAGCGACGGGCGCGATGCCGAGCACCGCGGCAACCGAACGATGACCTACGACGGACTGGATCGTCTGCAGACCGCGGTGTCGCCGATGTTCGGCAACGCCAGCTACGGCTATGACGTGCTGGACAACCTGACCCGGGTGACGATCGGCGGGCCGGCCATACGCGACCACTATTACTGTTACGACGGCGCGAACCGGCTGACCAACGTGAAGACCGGCAACTGCAGCGGTACCAGCGTGATCGGCCTGGGCTACGACGTACAGGGCAACATAGCCAACAAGAACGGCCAGACGTTCGACTTCGACTACGGCAACCGCCTGCGCGAGGCGACCGGCAAGGAAGCCTACCGTTACGACGGCCACGGCCGCCGCGTGGCGGCACTGGCCCCAGCGGGCACGATCTATTCGTTCTATGGTCAGGACGGCGCCTTGCGCAGCCAGCGCGACGAACGCCGGACCGAAGCCTACGACTACATCCGTTTGAACGGCAGCCTGGTCGCGCGCGTAACGGGAACCACGCCGGTGATCGGCACGCCGGTGGTCAGTGCGCCGGCCAGCGACCCCGATGGCAATTACACGGTGCAATGGACGACGGTCACGGCGGCCACGCAATACGAACTGCAGGAGTCCATCAACGGCGGCGCCTGGCAGGCCGCGTACGTGGGCGCCGGCACCAACAAGGCGATCGGGGGCAAGCCGGCAGGCAGTTATGGCTACCGCGCCCGCGCCTGCAAGAGTGGGCCTTGCGGTAACTGGAGCGCGGCCGCCACGGTGGTGGTGAACCAGCCGCCGGCCTCTGCGCCGACGTTGACGGCCCCGACCACGGCCGCCAACGGCAACTACAACGTGAGTTGGAGCGCCATCAGCGGCGCCACCGGCTATACTTTGGAAGAGAGCACTAACGGCGGTGCCTGGACGGCCGCGTATACCGGCCTGAACTTGAGCAAGGCCTACACCGGCAAGTCGGCCGGCAGCTACGGCTATAGGATCAAAGCCTGCAACGAGTTCGGTTGCAGCGCCTACTCGGCGGCCAAGACCGTGCAAGCCGTCTATGCGCCGGCCGCGCCTGTGCTCAACGCACCGGCCAGCAGCACGAACGGCAGCTATGCGGTCAGCTGGGCCGCAATCGTCACAGCCGCAAGCTACCGACTCGAAGAAAGCGTGAACAACGACGCATGGACGCTGGTCCAGGACGCGGCGGCCCTCAGCAAGACCTTCAGCGGCAAGGCAAACGGCAGCTATCGCTATCGCGCCCAGGCCTGCAATGTGGCCGGTTGCAGCGCCTACTCGGCGCTCAAGACGGTGAGCGTGCTGCTCCCGCCGGCAGCGGCGCCGGGCCTGACTGCGCCAGCCAGCAACGCCACCGGCAGTTACGCGGTCAGCTGGACCGCGGTGGCCACGTCCACCAGCTACACCTTGCAGCGCAGCGTCAACGGCGGCGCCTGGAGCAACCGTTACAGCGGCGCCAATCTGTCCTTCAATGAGAGCGGATTGGGCGCAGGCAGTTACGGCTACCGGGTGCAGGCCTGCAACGGCTCGGGATGCTCGGCTTTCAGTGCGACCAAGACCACCACGGTGCAGTTCCCGCCAGCCATGCCCGCCAGTCTGACCGGCAATACTGATCCGGATCCCGACTTGCCCGGCTCGCGTAACTTCTATGTGTTCTGGAGCGCTGTGAGCGGCGCCACCTCCTACGAGTTGCAGGAGGGCGGCACGACCGTCTACAGCGGTCCGCTCACCAACTATATGACCTCCGGCAAAGGCACGCGCACGTTCAACGTGCGCGCCTGCAACGCTGCGGGATGCTCGGCCTGGAAAGGCCCGCTGGTGCTGTGATGAGGACGCCAACCATGACGATCGCGAACCGACTCATCACCTGCCTGACCCCGCCGGTATTGCTGCTGGCCGCGCCGTTGGCTCGGGCCCAGACCGTGGTCTACTACCACACCGATGCCTTGGGCTCGGTGGTGGCAGTGACCGACGCCAACCGCACGGTCATCGAGAAGAACGAGTACGAACCCTACGGCAAGGTGGTCAACCATGCCTTGCAGGACGGCCCGGGCTATGCCGGCCACGTGGCCGACGCCCAGACCGGGTTGATCTATATGCAGCAGCGTTACTACGACGACGATCTGGGCGAGTTTCCGACGGTGGATCCGGTGACGGCGACCAGTGTTGGTGGGAATTTCAATCGGTATTGGTATGCAAATAACAACCCCTATCGATTCGTCGATCCCGACGGGCGGAAACCCGAAGACAATTCTCCACCGCCTCAGGATTGTGGGGACCAACCATGTCCGTCGCGTCGCGAGAAGAAAGAGCAAAGAGACCGTGAACAGAGGTCGGATATAGTTCTTATCCGTTCACAAACGACAGTGTTAGGCAATGTTACGGTTTCTGGTGCTGGCGACACCGATGGTATCGCCAGGGCAACTGCCACACCGATGCGAGAATTCACTGCAATCACTAATCAAGAGGCGTGCGCAAACTTTTGCCCAATCTTCAATGGGGAGGGTTACGTAACTGGATATTCCGCGCAGATTGTTACTCAAGGATCCCGTGCGTGGTGTGTGGCTATGCCTTGCGGAGGTGGGGCTATGTCACATGGACAAAACCACACACATTCATTTCGCCCATATATCGGCACAGCACTCGATGTTAGCCGAAATGATGCAATAAGATTTGGCCAGAGGAACCCTCCTGGCTTAGTCTTTTCTAGTATGGATAAAGGCGTCACCAATATTTATCTAACAACGGAAAGAAATCTGTTCAACTATTTGAACGGAAAGGTCAGAAAACTCCCATGAATATCAAGTTCTTATCGCTAGTAATGGCTCTTGTAACTTGTTCCAGAGTGGACGCGGAGTCACTTGGCGCATCTCCATGGACTGAAATTTCCTTCAAGAATGAAAATGGGGACGGCATCATTATTACCGTCGACAACAAACGGAATTTGATTAACAAGATCAGTATTAAAAATGAACGCTGTAGCGGGAATATCTTGGGCGTATCTGTTCCGGGGGTTATTAGCCTGAATGGCGTCGAGTTCTTGGAAGATAAAGACGAAAATGGAAAGAAGAACATCCTCACTATTCCTTTCCTAAAGACTTCTGGCGACTCCCAGAAAATGGGTACGCTAGCTCTCTCAATCCGTCAGTGCACGTTGATTGCGAGCGAAACCTACTGATTGCAAAATGGGGACA
Coding sequences within:
- a CDS encoding RHS repeat protein, yielding MFRRIASLAAVFFLVACGTAAADELSAFDGALRSMQIDERVKPQSDTPFGEQVNPYIGSVSFKQADVVVPGNGPTISLVRDTLTPRNNYRSLVPHAFGDWTLSVPQIHTIAGKPGFGGGTIAEYWDIDSLQTPYARCTQIGPLDTDSVVNTLWWEGYEMITEDGERQALLKRDPDNTAKPTMTLNGQPVVFPVVTEKNWQIGCLPNTSNGEVGEAFLAVSPDGTKYWFDRLVGDGLETIKEMDDGVIVRQSLRRARMLVTRIEDRFGNYLTYAYDDKKLTSITASDGRRVDIAWRADYALVDSITVQPAAVEPRVWRYEYTNLGDTTSQLTGVVLPDLTRWSFSLHPQTSWIQTNMRPCGIRSGLPASSATATQTLTSPSGATGTFTYKQVWHARYVVSACVQMPNIDPYEETPALFTTQSLIQKQVSGPGLATQTWTYAYQPAVGAASYDPCAQNGTCPTTKWVDVTEPDADRTRYTYSISQGTDGRLLDQDTYDGATLLRSETYEYAAANQGPWPAMLGSPMANGNLGGAIFQWTPMKKRTLVQQGTTYLWQVNNFDTFAKPLSVTRSSAPGGYTRTDTTLYDHNFGKWVIGQVTTSTNTNTGLVEVETDYDNVTAQPLSTKSFGKLRQTMTYHADGTLATAKDGNNNVTTFANWKRGVPQKVTYADTKYKSASVDDFGQLTWVEDENRYRTCYDYDVMGRLTGITYPSEAAANLCNTTTWAKTTLSFAKNGSAVYGLPAGHWYQSVVTGNGRKVTYFDALWRPVVATAYDNANIPGTLSQTVTRYDSDGRSIFISYPQRELSAAVYNTWANPAIALTLPGTGTTYDALGRVVHVKQDSELGVLTTTTAYLSNADGPYTVVTNPRSFQTRTWFQAYDQPNYDMPVEIWHPEATRTVIDRDVFGKLKTLTRRNDAGTVSLARSYAYFASQELCRTIEPETGATDFGYDGAGNLKWSAAGLPTNIGCDVEGDHSVIAPRRVDRTYDARNRLELLSFPDGRGNQQWQYWDDGLVKQVTTYNDIAMGGQVDNAYAYNKRRLLQSESIAEPGNYSWALGYGYNANGHLASHQYPGGLVVNYAPNALGQPTQAGSYATGVSYYPNGAMQQFTYGNGVIHQLTQNTRGLPDRSLDIYQSTHYLDDGYDYDQNGNVAAISDGRDAEHRGNRTMTYDGLDRLQTAVSPMFGNASYGYDVLDNLTRVTIGGPAIRDHYYCYDGANRLTNVKTGNCSGTSVIGLGYDVQGNIANKNGQTFDFDYGNRLREATGKEAYRYDGHGRRVAALAPAGTIYSFYGQDGALRSQRDERRTEAYDYIRLNGSLVARVTGTTPVIGTPVVSAPASDPDGNYTVQWTTVTAATQYELQESINGGAWQAAYVGAGTNKAIGGKPAGSYGYRARACKSGPCGNWSAAATVVVNQPPASAPTLTAPTTAANGNYNVSWSAISGATGYTLEESTNGGAWTAAYTGLNLSKAYTGKSAGSYGYRIKACNEFGCSAYSAAKTVQAVYAPAAPVLNAPASSTNGSYAVSWAAIVTAASYRLEESVNNDAWTLVQDAAALSKTFSGKANGSYRYRAQACNVAGCSAYSALKTVSVLLPPAAAPGLTAPASNATGSYAVSWTAVATSTSYTLQRSVNGGAWSNRYSGANLSFNESGLGAGSYGYRVQACNGSGCSAFSATKTTTVQFPPAMPASLTGNTDPDPDLPGSRNFYVFWSAVSGATSYELQEGGTTVYSGPLTNYMTSGKGTRTFNVRACNAAGCSAWKGPLVL
- a CDS encoding RHS repeat-associated core domain-containing protein, producing MTIANRLITCLTPPVLLLAAPLARAQTVVYYHTDALGSVVAVTDANRTVIEKNEYEPYGKVVNHALQDGPGYAGHVADAQTGLIYMQQRYYDDDLGEFPTVDPVTATSVGGNFNRYWYANNNPYRFVDPDGRKPEDNSPPPQDCGDQPCPSRREKKEQRDREQRSDIVLIRSQTTVLGNVTVSGAGDTDGIARATATPMREFTAITNQEACANFCPIFNGEGYVTGYSAQIVTQGSRAWCVAMPCGGGAMSHGQNHTHSFRPYIGTALDVSRNDAIRFGQRNPPGLVFSSMDKGVTNIYLTTERNLFNYLNGKVRKLP